In Phenylobacterium zucineum HLK1, one DNA window encodes the following:
- a CDS encoding acetyl/propionyl/methylcrotonyl-CoA carboxylase subunit alpha, whose translation MAKKITSILVANRGEIARRVFATARRMGLGAVAVFSDADAEAPHVLDADVAVHIGPAAARESYLVPAKIIAAAKEAGADAIHPGYGFLSENAEFAEAVAKAGLTWIGPPPAAIRAMGLKDAAKDLMQKAGVPVTPGYLGEDQSEAVLQREADRIGYPVLIKAVAGGGGKGMRKVEKPEDFLAALGAAKREAAAAFGDDRVLLETYVTRPRHIEVQVFGDTKGNVVHLYERDCSLQRRHQKVIEEAPAPGMSDEARAAVTSAAVRAAQAVGYVGAGTVEFIADASEGLKPDRIWFMEMNTRLQVEHPVTEMVTGLDLVEWQIRVAQGEPLPLSQDQITLTGHAVEARLYAENPSSGFLPSIGRLDHFRLPEHLRVDAGVEAGGEVTPFYDPMVAKLIAHAETREQAIADLCEACDRVEVWPVKTNAAFLTRCLEEPDFIAGEVDTGFIERRLDQLVAPAEPSPAACSAAADAATLNLEEGAADDPWKGLFGFRLNAEPYTGVRLFANGKAMICESLPDAPDRSVLLTDDGDIVVFEAGEAFVFKDHPPAADLESAGDGQIRAPMPGKVTQLSVKPGDPVSKGQPLVVLEAMKMEHALQAAFDGKVEEVAVSLGAQVSEGTLLVRLSEAET comes from the coding sequence ATGGCGAAGAAGATCACCTCCATCCTCGTCGCCAACCGCGGCGAGATCGCCCGCCGCGTCTTCGCCACCGCCCGCCGCATGGGGCTTGGCGCGGTCGCGGTGTTCTCGGACGCCGACGCCGAGGCGCCGCACGTCCTGGACGCCGACGTGGCGGTCCACATCGGCCCGGCCGCCGCGCGCGAGAGCTACCTCGTTCCGGCGAAGATCATCGCCGCGGCGAAGGAGGCCGGCGCCGACGCCATCCATCCCGGCTACGGCTTCCTGTCCGAGAACGCCGAGTTCGCCGAGGCCGTCGCCAAGGCGGGCCTGACCTGGATCGGCCCGCCGCCCGCGGCGATCCGCGCCATGGGCCTGAAGGACGCCGCCAAGGACCTGATGCAGAAGGCCGGCGTGCCGGTGACGCCCGGCTACCTGGGCGAGGACCAGTCCGAGGCCGTGCTGCAGCGCGAGGCCGACCGCATCGGCTATCCGGTGCTGATCAAGGCCGTGGCCGGCGGCGGCGGCAAGGGGATGCGCAAGGTCGAGAAGCCCGAGGACTTCCTGGCCGCCCTGGGGGCCGCCAAGCGCGAGGCCGCCGCGGCCTTCGGCGACGACCGGGTGCTGCTCGAGACCTACGTGACCCGCCCGCGGCACATCGAGGTGCAGGTGTTCGGGGACACGAAGGGGAACGTCGTCCACCTCTACGAGCGCGACTGCTCGCTGCAGCGCCGACACCAGAAGGTGATCGAGGAGGCGCCGGCCCCCGGCATGTCGGACGAGGCCCGAGCTGCGGTCACCTCCGCCGCCGTCCGCGCCGCCCAGGCGGTGGGCTATGTCGGCGCAGGCACGGTCGAGTTCATCGCCGACGCCAGCGAGGGCCTTAAGCCGGACCGCATCTGGTTCATGGAGATGAACACCCGCCTGCAGGTGGAGCACCCGGTCACCGAGATGGTCACCGGTCTCGACCTCGTGGAATGGCAAATTCGCGTGGCCCAGGGCGAGCCCCTGCCCCTGTCGCAGGACCAGATCACCCTGACCGGCCATGCGGTGGAGGCGCGGCTCTACGCCGAGAACCCCTCCTCGGGCTTCCTGCCGTCGATCGGACGCCTGGACCACTTCCGCCTGCCCGAGCACCTGCGGGTGGACGCCGGGGTCGAGGCGGGCGGCGAGGTGACGCCGTTCTACGATCCGATGGTCGCCAAGCTGATCGCCCACGCCGAGACGCGCGAGCAGGCGATCGCCGACCTCTGCGAGGCCTGCGACCGCGTCGAGGTCTGGCCGGTCAAGACCAACGCCGCCTTCCTGACCCGCTGCCTGGAGGAGCCGGACTTCATCGCCGGCGAGGTGGACACCGGCTTCATCGAGCGGCGGCTGGACCAGCTGGTCGCCCCCGCAGAGCCGTCGCCCGCCGCCTGCTCGGCCGCCGCCGACGCGGCCACCCTGAACCTCGAGGAAGGCGCGGCCGACGATCCGTGGAAGGGCCTGTTCGGCTTCCGCCTGAACGCCGAGCCCTATACCGGCGTGCGGCTGTTCGCGAACGGCAAGGCGATGATCTGCGAGAGCCTGCCCGACGCCCCGGACCGCTCGGTGCTGCTCACCGACGACGGGGACATCGTGGTGTTCGAGGCCGGCGAGGCTTTCGTCTTCAAGGACCATCCGCCGGCCGCCGACCTGGAAAGCGCCGGCGACGGCCAGATCCGCGCGCCGATGCCGGGCAAGGTCACCCAGCTCTCGGTGAAGCCGGGCGACCCCGTCTCCAAGGGTCAGCCGCTGGTCGTCCTCGAAGCCATGAAGATGGAGCACGCGCTCCAGGCCGCCTTCGACGGCAAGGTCGAGGAGGTGGCGGTCAGCCTGGGCGCCCAAGTCAGCGAGGGGACCCTGCTGGTCCGGCTGTCGGAAGCGGAGACCTAG
- a CDS encoding enoyl-CoA hydratase/isomerase family protein, whose amino-acid sequence MTYETIKLEEAASGVAVIAFDRPEVANALSTQMGRELLDAWSRLAGEAGLRCVILRGEGRHFQAGADLKERNGMTDEAWAEQHRLFEAMIRAQLACPVPVIAAVHGAAMGGGCEMTLACDFAYAAQGARFGLPEAGLGILPGLGGTQLLTRAVGPRRAIEIIATARPFSAEQALAWGLVSDVVPAEELLPRVLEVAGTIASKAPLSVRGAKRVVHGGQDLDLARAMDLELEVYNHLFTTHDRREGVAAFNEKRAANFEGR is encoded by the coding sequence ATGACCTACGAGACCATCAAGCTGGAGGAGGCGGCGTCGGGCGTGGCGGTGATCGCGTTCGATCGCCCCGAGGTCGCCAATGCGCTGTCCACCCAGATGGGCCGCGAGCTGCTGGACGCCTGGAGCCGCCTGGCCGGCGAGGCGGGCCTGCGCTGCGTGATCCTGCGGGGCGAGGGCAGGCACTTCCAGGCCGGGGCGGACCTGAAGGAACGCAACGGCATGACCGATGAGGCCTGGGCCGAGCAGCATCGGCTGTTCGAGGCGATGATCCGCGCCCAGCTCGCCTGTCCGGTCCCGGTGATCGCGGCGGTCCACGGCGCGGCCATGGGCGGCGGCTGCGAGATGACGCTCGCCTGCGACTTCGCCTACGCCGCGCAGGGCGCGCGCTTCGGCCTGCCCGAGGCGGGACTGGGCATCCTGCCCGGCCTGGGCGGCACCCAGCTCCTGACCCGGGCGGTGGGGCCCCGGCGGGCGATCGAGATCATCGCCACCGCCCGGCCGTTCAGCGCCGAGCAGGCGCTCGCCTGGGGGCTCGTCAGCGACGTCGTCCCGGCGGAGGAGCTGCTGCCGCGGGTGCTGGAGGTGGCTGGAACGATCGCGTCCAAGGCGCCGCTGTCGGTGCGCGGCGCCAAGCGGGTGGTGCACGGCGGCCAAGACCTGGACCTGGCCCGCGCCATGGACCTAGAGCTCGAGGTCTACAACCACCTCTTCACCACCCACGACCGCCGCGAGGGCGTGGCCGCCTTCAACGAGAAGCGGGCCGCGAACTTCGAGGGTCGCTAG
- a CDS encoding CoA transferase has translation MYDLLKGLRVVEGAAFVAAPTCGLYLAQMGAEVIRFDNIGGGPDFRRWPLADNGASLYWEGLNKAKKSVAIDLTRPEGREIAQRLAAAPGEDGGLFVTNFPVDGFLSYETLRKLRQDLICVRVMGWADGSQGMDYTINSAIGLPQMTGPVDDPRPVNHVLAAWDLLTGAYCAFALVSALLARHRTGEGREIRAPLSDIAAATMANLGFTAETLLAGHQRPRMGNDVYGAFGRDFLTRDGQTLMLLAITPKQWSKALEVLGLKEAVAALEAELGVSFAADEGLRFAHRARLYPLFERAFAARDLAELAPAFDAGGVTWGSYQPLEAALEDPRLFKGNPLFEAVRHPSGLTYPAPGAAATIPQDARGPVRPAPRLGEHTDEVLADVLGLGSGEIGRLHDAGVVAGPA, from the coding sequence ATGTACGACCTGCTGAAGGGCCTGCGCGTGGTGGAGGGCGCCGCGTTCGTGGCCGCGCCCACCTGCGGCCTCTACCTCGCCCAGATGGGCGCCGAGGTGATCCGCTTCGACAACATCGGCGGAGGGCCGGACTTCCGCCGCTGGCCGCTCGCGGACAACGGCGCCAGCCTCTACTGGGAGGGGCTGAACAAGGCCAAGAAGTCGGTGGCCATCGACCTGACCCGGCCCGAGGGGCGCGAGATCGCCCAGCGGCTGGCGGCCGCGCCGGGCGAGGACGGCGGGCTGTTCGTCACCAACTTCCCGGTCGATGGCTTCCTCTCCTACGAGACGCTGAGGAAGCTGCGCCAGGACCTGATCTGCGTGCGGGTGATGGGCTGGGCCGACGGCTCCCAGGGCATGGACTACACCATCAACTCGGCCATCGGCCTGCCGCAGATGACCGGCCCGGTGGACGACCCGCGGCCCGTGAACCATGTGCTCGCCGCCTGGGACCTCCTGACCGGCGCCTACTGCGCGTTCGCCCTCGTCTCGGCCCTGCTGGCCCGCCACCGCACGGGCGAGGGCCGCGAGATCCGCGCGCCGCTGTCGGACATCGCCGCGGCCACCATGGCCAACCTGGGGTTCACCGCCGAGACCCTCTTGGCCGGCCATCAGCGGCCGCGCATGGGCAACGACGTCTACGGCGCCTTCGGCCGCGACTTCCTCACCCGGGACGGCCAGACCCTGATGCTGCTCGCCATCACCCCCAAGCAGTGGTCGAAGGCCCTCGAGGTGTTGGGGCTGAAGGAGGCGGTCGCGGCGCTGGAGGCCGAGCTCGGCGTCTCGTTCGCCGCCGACGAGGGGCTGCGCTTCGCGCACCGGGCGCGGCTCTATCCGCTGTTCGAGCGGGCCTTCGCCGCGCGGGACCTTGCCGAGCTGGCGCCCGCCTTCGACGCCGGCGGCGTCACCTGGGGCAGCTACCAGCCGCTGGAGGCGGCCCTGGAGGACCCGCGACTGTTCAAGGGCAATCCGCTGTTCGAGGCGGTGCGCCATCCCAGCGGCCTGACCTATCCCGCGCCGGGCGCGGCGGCGACGATCCCGCAGGACGCGCGCGGCCCCGTGCGGCCGGCCCCGCGGCTGGGCGAGCACACCGACGAGGTGCTGGCCGACGTGCTGGGCCTGGGCTCGGGCGAGATCGGCCGGCTGCACGACGCCGGCGTCGTCGCGGGGCCCGCCTAG
- a CDS encoding FAD-linked oxidase C-terminal domain-containing protein, whose product MRMPAPDAALIARKAEIVRALRRIVPGEGVVSEPEALVPFESDGLSAYRQTPLAVVLPETTQQVSEILKWCSAEGVKVVPRGAGTSLSGGALPLADGVVLGMAKFNRILEVDYANRCAVVQPGVTNLGVTHAVEADGFYYAPDPSSQIACTIGGNVAENSGGVHCLKYGLTTNNLLGCELVLMNGEVVRLGGKGFDAAGYDLLGVVTGSEGLLGVVTEVTVRILPKPETAKALLLGFPLVEAAGATVGDIIAAGIIPAGLEMMDNPAIRAAEAFVGAGYPVDAAALLIVELDGPEAECAELTGHVRALASARGADFVRVSHSEAERLAFWAGRKAAFPAVGRIAPDYYCMDGTIPRGKLPQVLSAMSEMARSYGLGVANVFHAGDGNLHPLILYDADKPGELEKAEAFGAEILKLCVAVGGVLTGEHGVGVEKRDLMGTMFDPTDLACQQRVKCAFDPALLLNPGKVFPTLHRCAELGRMHVHRGKLAFPDLPRF is encoded by the coding sequence ATGAGGATGCCCGCGCCGGACGCCGCGCTGATCGCCCGCAAGGCCGAGATCGTCCGTGCGCTGCGCCGGATCGTGCCGGGCGAGGGCGTGGTCAGCGAGCCCGAGGCCCTGGTTCCCTTCGAGTCCGACGGACTCTCGGCCTATCGGCAGACGCCGCTCGCGGTGGTGCTGCCCGAGACCACGCAGCAGGTCTCGGAGATCCTGAAGTGGTGCTCGGCCGAAGGCGTGAAGGTGGTGCCCCGCGGCGCCGGCACCTCGCTGTCGGGCGGGGCCCTGCCGCTGGCCGACGGGGTCGTGCTGGGCATGGCCAAGTTCAACCGCATCCTGGAGGTGGACTACGCGAACCGCTGCGCGGTCGTGCAGCCGGGCGTCACCAACCTGGGCGTCACCCACGCGGTGGAGGCCGACGGATTCTACTACGCCCCCGATCCCTCAAGCCAGATCGCCTGCACCATCGGGGGCAACGTGGCCGAGAACTCGGGCGGGGTGCACTGCCTGAAGTACGGCCTGACCACCAACAACCTGCTCGGCTGCGAGCTGGTGCTGATGAACGGCGAGGTTGTGCGGCTGGGCGGAAAGGGCTTCGATGCAGCCGGCTACGACCTGCTGGGCGTCGTCACCGGGTCCGAGGGGCTGCTGGGCGTGGTCACCGAGGTCACCGTCCGCATCCTGCCCAAGCCCGAGACCGCCAAGGCCCTGCTGCTGGGCTTCCCGTTGGTGGAGGCCGCCGGCGCGACCGTGGGCGACATCATCGCCGCCGGCATCATCCCGGCCGGGCTGGAGATGATGGACAACCCGGCGATCCGGGCGGCGGAGGCTTTCGTGGGCGCCGGCTACCCGGTCGACGCCGCGGCCCTGCTGATCGTCGAGCTGGACGGCCCCGAGGCCGAGTGCGCCGAACTGACGGGCCACGTCCGCGCGCTGGCCTCGGCCCGCGGCGCCGACTTCGTCCGGGTCTCGCACTCGGAGGCCGAGCGCCTGGCGTTCTGGGCGGGGCGCAAGGCGGCGTTCCCAGCCGTCGGCCGGATCGCGCCCGACTACTACTGCATGGACGGCACCATCCCGCGCGGGAAGCTGCCGCAGGTGCTCTCGGCCATGAGCGAGATGGCGCGCAGCTACGGCCTGGGCGTGGCCAACGTCTTCCACGCCGGGGACGGCAACCTGCACCCGCTGATCCTCTACGACGCCGACAAGCCGGGCGAACTGGAGAAGGCCGAGGCGTTCGGGGCCGAGATCCTGAAGCTGTGCGTGGCGGTCGGCGGCGTCCTGACCGGCGAGCACGGCGTGGGGGTGGAGAAGCGCGACCTAATGGGGACGATGTTCGATCCCACCGATCTGGCCTGCCAGCAGCGGGTGAAGTGCGCCTTCGACCCGGCGCTGCTGCTCAACCCCGGCAAGGTGTTCCCCACCCTGCACCGCTGCGCCGAGCTCGGCCGCATGCACGTCCACCGCGGGAAGCTCGCCTTCCCCGACCTGCCGAGGTTCTGA
- a CDS encoding acyl-CoA dehydrogenase family protein, which yields MSETFPEIREAVRRLCARFPGAYWRDLDRERAYPTEFVQALTEAGFLSVLIPEEYGGSGLGLKAAVAILEEVHRSGCNGAACHAQMYTMGTVLRHGTPAQKEAYLPKIATGELRLQAFGVTEPDAGTDTTRISTFAKKVGDKYVVSGRKIWISRAEHSDLMVLLCRTTPRDQAKKPSDGMSVLLVDMRQAVGNGLTIRPVRTMLNHATTELFFEDLEVPAENLIGEEGKGFRYILDGMNAERILIAAECLGDARFFIDRASQYAKDRVVFGRPIGENQGVQFPLARAHVQMTGASLMVDRAAELFEAGEPCGTEANMAKLVASEASWFAADMCLQTHGGFGFAEEYDIERKFRETRLYQVAPISTNLILSHVATHVLGQPKSF from the coding sequence GTGAGCGAGACCTTTCCCGAAATCCGCGAGGCCGTGCGCAGGCTCTGCGCCCGCTTCCCCGGCGCATACTGGCGCGACCTGGACCGTGAGCGCGCCTATCCCACCGAGTTCGTCCAGGCGCTGACCGAGGCGGGCTTCCTGTCGGTGCTGATCCCCGAGGAGTACGGAGGCTCGGGCCTCGGCCTGAAGGCCGCGGTGGCGATCCTCGAGGAGGTGCACCGTTCGGGCTGCAACGGCGCGGCCTGTCACGCCCAGATGTACACCATGGGCACGGTGCTGCGGCACGGCACGCCGGCCCAGAAGGAAGCCTACCTGCCGAAGATCGCCACCGGCGAGCTGCGCCTGCAGGCCTTCGGCGTCACCGAGCCCGACGCCGGCACCGACACCACCCGCATCTCCACCTTCGCGAAGAAGGTCGGCGACAAGTACGTGGTGAGCGGCCGGAAGATCTGGATCTCCAGAGCCGAGCACTCCGACCTGATGGTCCTGTTGTGCCGCACCACCCCGAGGGACCAGGCCAAGAAGCCGTCCGACGGCATGAGCGTCCTCTTGGTCGACATGCGCCAGGCGGTGGGCAACGGCCTGACGATCCGGCCGGTGCGCACCATGCTGAACCACGCCACGACCGAACTCTTCTTCGAGGACCTGGAGGTCCCGGCCGAGAACCTGATCGGCGAGGAGGGCAAGGGCTTCAGGTACATCCTCGACGGGATGAACGCCGAGCGCATCCTGATCGCGGCCGAGTGCCTCGGCGATGCGCGCTTCTTCATCGACCGCGCCAGCCAGTACGCCAAGGACCGCGTCGTGTTCGGCCGGCCGATCGGCGAGAACCAGGGCGTGCAGTTCCCGCTCGCCCGCGCCCATGTCCAGATGACCGGCGCGAGCCTGATGGTGGACCGCGCCGCCGAGCTGTTCGAGGCCGGCGAGCCGTGCGGCACCGAGGCCAACATGGCCAAGCTGGTCGCGTCGGAGGCTTCGTGGTTCGCCGCCGACATGTGCCTGCAGACCCACGGCGGCTTCGGCTTCGCCGAGGAGTACGACATCGAGCGCAAGTTCCGCGAGACGCGCCTCTACCAGGTGGCGCCGATCTCCACGAACCTGATCCTGTCCCACGTGGCCACCCACGTGCTGGGCCAGCCGAAGAGCTTCTGA
- a CDS encoding type II and III secretion system protein family protein, with amino-acid sequence MLNTRTALGAFACAFALAAAVPHAAPAQELRSEPAPRRSIHVPRDKSLSFRLAQPAARIVVSQPEIAKVTATSDRSFYVQGLEFGSTNMLVYGPGGRLLEVLDIRVGYDAEGLQQDLAAAFPNEPLRVRNLGEALMLTGEVTDTGVQYKAEAIAQRYAPDGLISRVSVRASQQVVLEVRVLEATRSALQDIGVEGAIGNNSWAVAFGNGLIGASPAAGALGISGGWGDTRIDLMLTALEEKGVVRTLARPNLVAIPGQKATFHAGGEYPYPVPQRDDLISLEFRKYGVELTFTPVVQDNGLIRLDVEPEVSQLDFTNSLRVQGFTVPGLIVRRTHTTVELKPGESLAIGGLFQREYTNALRQVPGIGDVPVLGSLFRSARWKKAETELVVIVTPKFASTADMAAAEAMRTPPGREPTTPDLLLRGRALDKSITEEGAP; translated from the coding sequence ATGCTGAACACCCGCACCGCCCTCGGCGCGTTCGCCTGCGCCTTCGCGCTGGCCGCCGCCGTCCCCCACGCCGCCCCGGCCCAGGAGCTGCGCAGCGAGCCTGCGCCCCGCCGCTCCATCCACGTGCCGCGCGACAAGTCCCTATCGTTCCGCCTGGCCCAGCCGGCCGCGCGCATCGTGGTCTCGCAGCCAGAGATCGCCAAGGTGACCGCCACCTCCGACCGCAGCTTCTACGTCCAGGGGCTCGAGTTCGGCTCGACCAACATGCTGGTCTACGGGCCGGGCGGACGCCTGCTCGAGGTTCTGGATATCCGCGTCGGCTACGACGCCGAGGGCCTGCAGCAGGACCTGGCGGCGGCCTTCCCGAACGAGCCCCTGCGCGTGCGCAACCTGGGCGAGGCGCTCATGCTGACCGGCGAGGTGACCGACACCGGCGTCCAGTACAAGGCCGAGGCCATCGCCCAGCGCTATGCGCCCGACGGACTGATCTCGCGCGTCAGCGTGCGCGCCTCGCAGCAGGTCGTCCTCGAAGTCCGCGTGCTGGAGGCCACCCGCTCGGCGCTGCAGGACATCGGCGTTGAGGGCGCGATCGGCAACAACTCCTGGGCGGTGGCCTTCGGCAACGGCCTGATCGGCGCGAGCCCCGCGGCGGGCGCCCTGGGAATCTCGGGCGGCTGGGGCGACACGCGCATCGACCTCATGCTCACCGCGCTCGAGGAAAAGGGCGTGGTCCGCACCCTGGCGCGGCCGAACCTCGTCGCCATCCCCGGCCAGAAGGCGACCTTCCACGCCGGCGGCGAATATCCCTACCCGGTCCCGCAGCGCGACGACCTGATCAGCCTGGAATTCCGCAAGTACGGCGTGGAGCTGACCTTCACCCCCGTGGTGCAAGACAACGGGCTCATCCGGCTCGACGTCGAGCCCGAGGTCAGCCAGCTCGACTTCACCAACTCTCTGCGCGTGCAGGGCTTCACCGTTCCGGGCCTGATCGTGCGCCGGACCCACACGACGGTGGAACTGAAGCCCGGCGAGTCCCTGGCCATCGGCGGCCTCTTCCAGCGCGAATACACCAACGCCCTGCGCCAGGTGCCGGGCATCGGCGACGTGCCTGTACTGGGCTCGCTGTTCCGCTCGGCGCGGTGGAAGAAGGCCGAGACCGAGCTCGTGGTGATCGTGACCCCCAAGTTCGCCTCGACCGCCGACATGGCCGCCGCCGAGGCCATGCGGACGCCGCCCGGGCGCGAGCCCACGACGCCCGACCTGCTCCTGCGCGGCCGCGCCCTGGACAAGTCCATCACCGAGGAGGGCGCGCCATGA
- the cpaB gene encoding Flp pilus assembly protein CpaB, whose protein sequence is MRVVTIVSLAASAVLGLGALVVAKTVLPGAGAAKGAAVVQEAPGVPVVVAAREIKYGDKLVPGMLTIVNAPAGLVPQGAFQTVDQVLSADKGGPPVALTRLAAREPVLPTKISGPGSRPTVSAEVGEGMRAYTLKVDASSGVGGHALPGDRVDVVLLRDLTPSGPDRNFISYVVVQNARVLGVDLNADPTSEKPATPSTATLEVSVEESQKLAIAATLGTLSLALRRSGEAEIADAGPLRTGDFLVGGGGRGPVRAASSGGPRAPAGILIIEGESVKRQRAPRGGRGAQAPVQPVPPVPPVVAHAAPSAT, encoded by the coding sequence ATGCGCGTCGTCACCATCGTCAGCCTCGCGGCCTCGGCCGTGCTCGGCCTGGGAGCCCTGGTGGTCGCCAAGACCGTGCTGCCGGGCGCCGGAGCCGCCAAGGGCGCGGCGGTCGTCCAGGAAGCGCCCGGCGTTCCCGTCGTGGTCGCGGCGCGCGAGATCAAGTACGGCGACAAGCTCGTCCCCGGCATGCTGACCATCGTCAACGCCCCGGCCGGTCTCGTTCCGCAGGGCGCGTTCCAGACGGTCGACCAGGTCCTGTCGGCCGACAAGGGGGGCCCGCCAGTGGCGCTCACCCGGCTCGCCGCGCGCGAACCCGTGCTGCCGACCAAGATCTCCGGGCCCGGCTCGCGGCCGACGGTCTCGGCCGAGGTCGGGGAAGGCATGCGCGCCTACACGCTCAAGGTGGACGCCTCCAGCGGCGTGGGCGGCCACGCCCTGCCGGGCGACCGGGTGGACGTGGTGCTGCTGCGCGACCTGACGCCGAGCGGCCCCGACCGCAACTTCATCTCCTATGTCGTCGTCCAGAACGCCCGCGTCCTGGGCGTCGATCTGAACGCCGACCCCACCTCGGAGAAGCCGGCCACGCCCTCGACCGCCACGCTCGAGGTCTCGGTGGAGGAGTCCCAGAAGCTGGCGATCGCCGCCACCCTGGGGACCCTGTCGTTGGCCCTGCGCCGCTCGGGCGAGGCCGAGATCGCCGACGCCGGACCGCTGCGCACCGGGGACTTCCTGGTCGGCGGCGGCGGCAGAGGCCCGGTCCGCGCCGCCAGCAGCGGCGGCCCGCGCGCCCCGGCCGGCATCCTGATCATCGAGGGCGAGTCCGTGAAGCGCCAGCGCGCGCCCCGCGGCGGCCGCGGCGCCCAGGCGCCGGTCCAGCCGGTTCCGCCCGTCCCGCCCGTCGTGGCGCACGCCGCGCCGTCCGCCACCTGA
- a CDS encoding carboxyl transferase domain-containing protein, translating into MRKLSTAIDPASDGFAANAQVNRALVEQLRQRSGEAALGGPEPSRKRHTSRGKLLPRERVMRLLDPGSPFLEVGGLAAFGMYGDEAPAAGVITGIGRVSGREVMIVANDATVKGGAYFPITVKKHLRAQEIAIQNRLPCVYLVDSGGANLPHQAEVFPDREHFGRIFYNQARMSAEGIAQIACVMGSCTAGGAYVPAMSDETVIVRNQGTIFLGGPPLVKAATGEVITAEELGGADTHGRRSGVVDHVAHDDEHALSIVRNIVANLNTTKRVDITLEAPEPPAYDPEELYGIVPTDVRAPYEVREVIARIVDGSKFDEFKALYGTTLVCGFARIWGFPVAILANNGVLFSESALKGAHFIELAAKRKIPLVFLQNISGFMVGGRYEAGGIAKDGAKLVTAVASVEVPKFTVLIGGSFGAGNYGMCGRAYSPRFLWTWPNSRISVMGGEQAASVLATVHRDAGTWTPDEEEAFKAPIRQKYEDEGNPYYATARLWDDGVIDPAQTRDVLGLSISAALNAPIPETRFGVFRM; encoded by the coding sequence ATGAGGAAGCTCTCTACCGCGATCGACCCCGCCTCCGACGGCTTCGCCGCCAACGCGCAGGTCAACCGCGCCCTGGTCGAACAGCTCCGCCAGCGATCGGGCGAAGCGGCGCTGGGCGGGCCCGAGCCGTCGCGCAAGCGCCATACGAGCCGCGGCAAGCTCCTGCCGCGCGAGCGGGTCATGCGGCTGCTCGATCCCGGCTCTCCGTTCCTTGAGGTCGGGGGCCTGGCGGCCTTCGGGATGTACGGCGACGAGGCGCCGGCGGCCGGCGTCATCACCGGCATCGGCCGGGTGTCGGGCCGCGAGGTGATGATCGTGGCCAACGACGCCACGGTGAAGGGCGGCGCCTACTTCCCGATTACGGTGAAGAAGCACCTGCGGGCGCAGGAGATCGCGATCCAGAACCGCCTGCCGTGCGTCTATCTGGTGGATAGCGGCGGGGCGAACCTGCCGCACCAGGCCGAGGTGTTTCCCGACCGCGAGCACTTCGGGCGCATCTTCTACAACCAGGCCCGGATGAGCGCCGAGGGCATCGCCCAGATCGCCTGCGTCATGGGCTCGTGCACCGCCGGCGGCGCCTACGTCCCCGCCATGAGCGACGAGACGGTGATTGTCCGGAACCAGGGCACCATCTTCCTGGGCGGCCCGCCGCTGGTGAAGGCCGCCACGGGCGAGGTCATCACCGCCGAGGAGCTCGGCGGCGCCGACACCCACGGCCGCCGGTCGGGCGTGGTCGACCACGTCGCCCACGACGACGAGCACGCGCTCTCCATCGTCCGCAACATCGTCGCCAACCTGAACACCACCAAGCGGGTGGACATCACCCTGGAGGCGCCGGAGCCGCCGGCCTACGACCCGGAGGAGCTGTACGGCATCGTCCCCACCGACGTGCGCGCGCCCTACGAGGTGCGCGAGGTGATCGCCCGCATCGTCGACGGCTCGAAGTTCGACGAGTTCAAGGCGCTGTACGGCACGACCCTGGTGTGCGGCTTCGCCCGCATCTGGGGCTTCCCGGTGGCGATCCTGGCCAACAACGGCGTGCTGTTCTCGGAGAGCGCGCTGAAGGGCGCCCACTTCATCGAGCTGGCGGCCAAGCGGAAGATCCCCCTGGTCTTCCTGCAGAACATCTCGGGCTTCATGGTCGGCGGCCGCTACGAGGCCGGCGGCATCGCCAAGGACGGCGCCAAGCTGGTCACCGCCGTGGCTTCGGTGGAGGTCCCCAAGTTCACCGTCCTGATCGGCGGCTCGTTCGGGGCCGGCAACTACGGCATGTGCGGCCGGGCCTATTCCCCGCGCTTCCTGTGGACCTGGCCGAACAGCCGCATCAGCGTCATGGGCGGCGAACAGGCGGCCAGCGTCCTGGCCACCGTCCACCGAGACGCCGGCACGTGGACGCCCGACGAGGAGGAGGCGTTCAAGGCGCCGATCCGCCAGAAGTACGAGGACGAGGGCAATCCCTACTACGCCACCGCCCGCCTCTGGGACGACGGCGTCATCGACCCGGCCCAGACCCGCGACGTGCTGGGCCTTTCCATCTCGGCGGCGCTGAACGCCCCGATCCCCGAGACCCGCTTCGGCGTCTTCCGGATGTGA